Sequence from the Drosophila innubila isolate TH190305 chromosome 3L unlocalized genomic scaffold, UK_Dinn_1.0 0_D_3L, whole genome shotgun sequence genome:
CCAATCATTTGCCCGCTGAGAGTGTGAAACGACAGCGTCTGACTCCAGtcggcaatggcaatggtGTCCACAGCTCCAGCGCCATTTGCAGGACAACATTGCACACTAAACACGGAGCTGCTTGGTCCACCTGGACGATCAATGCGGCTCTTCTCTTCGCCCAATTTATTGCGTATGGAGATGGAGCCATTTGCCAGGCCAAGTATCAAATATTGACCATCATTTGTCCATGCACAGCCATTCACACGCGATCCAATCTTATACTTTTGCACAGCCTTCTGGTCTGCGGACCAAAATGCAAAATCCGAAGTGGAACAGGATGCCAAGTGATGAGAGACGGGATTGAAGCACATGCACTGTATGGAGTCCCCATGACTAtaagataattataatataaatttttgtgtcGTTAATAAAATCTCTGGCACTTACGAATACTTGAGCAGTCCCTCCAGTTGTGGTGACCACACAATGACGATTTTATCAGCGGCTCCACTGGCAAAACGTTTTCCATCCCGAGAATAAACCACCGAGTTCACAATATCCTTGTGCGCCTTTAAAGTGTTCAGTAGCGAACCATCGTGGGGATTATAGATGAGCAAACGTTCACCTGCCGCCACTACCAACTGGCTGCCATCAGGTGCATAGCAAACGGAGTGTACACTGAGAAAACAAGCGACCAAAAGGAATGCATTTCTATTTTAAGCAACAAGTGGTTGATGTAAAACTAAACTTGTAAATTTACTTTACCTAGTGTTCTCATCCTTTGCATTCGGAAATTCGATGCGTTCCAACCATTTTAGCACGCCAcgcatttttgaattttattgcaaCTGCATTCTTGACgagttttccattttatttacgttttgtttgggccaaaacaaaagctgcCATGGCAACCAAGcggcactgttgccaacttagctgttTTATAGCTAGCTTTTGCCCAAAAaacagttggcagcactgcagaCTATTAAAACAAGCTGGCAGCACCTAACTACATTtgtaaatcagctgttcgtCTGCAAAGTTTATTCGTGTTTTGCTAATGCAAAATCATAACAATGAATAATTTGGATAGTTCAGTGCAAGCGCACACCAAATTGGAAAAGGAAACAACCAATTTGGTGCTGCTAAAGGATCGCGTTGACAAGTATCATGATCTCTCCAATCAAATGTCCAGCATACTTACGATCTTCGAGAAGCGTTTGGGCAACTTGGAACAAACAATTTTGCCCGTCTATCAGGAAACGGAACAACTGCAAAAGCGACAACAAAGTGAGTATTTGATAACATAGCCAGCGACTGAGTGTTGACAACGCCCCGTATTTCAGATTTGGAAGCCACACTGAACTGTCTGGAGAGCGTACTCTCACACTACGATGTCTCACAGGAAGTCTGCCAACTGATTCATCAAGGTCCTGTAGAGGGTAACATTGGTGCCTTTCTGGATGCACTGGCCAAGCTACGCGCTGCCATGGATTACTTTCTGCACAACAACTCTCAGAGTGTGGAACTGGAGAATGTCACCAGTCTTTTTAATACCGGCTGTGAGGGTCTCAATCAGCACTACAGCATGCTGCTAAAGAAGCACAGTGCGCCACTGAAGCCTGTGGAGCTGCTGGACCTAATCTATATAGAGGATGATTCATCCAGTGATGAGTATACATCCTTTCGTCAGCTATCGCAGAGCACGCGAGAGGAACTATTCACCATTTCACTCTGGCTCGAGCAAAATATGCGAGAATATACGCACATTTATGCAACTGAGCGGGGAGAGGTTGTATTGCGCTCTCTGCAGCTGTTGAAGGATCATCAGAAGAGCAGCAGCTGGGGCAACGAAGCTTTGGTGAGTATGAAAGCTTAACGAGAGAGAGCTTAAAAGAGTTGTCGCTTTTGCTTTGCATTACTTTTCGACACTCTTTCGCGAATGCAACGCTGTGCAACTGAACAGTTAGTGTAACGGTGATATTCCAGTCAAAGCTTTAACCAAGTGGCGCCAATAGCAATTGTCACCGCCATTTGTCAGCTTTATATTTGTGAAAACCGTGTGCAGTTCTTTgtttaaaagatatatatattatttttgtgaaattatttaaattataatggcGGAAAGTCACACTCCAACAAATCGGCGCAAACTCTGCTTTAATCGCACGCCGAATGTGAAGAGGGAGATCGTTTGGAACACGCTCAACGTCAACTCCATTAATGCGCGTTGCTTTACGCCAATTCTTGGTGAATTTCGTTCGCCCAATTTGTCACCTATTAAAAATATGCGGAGCTTAAAAAGTCCCGTCTCGCCGATGATCTTTAAGAAGCCACTAGAGAAAACgcaacagcaagaacagcAAAAGTTGACGCCACCAAAGATTAAGGTGTCTGACAAGAAGAAGACGCATAAGGAAGaggataacaacaacagtttggATAACTTCTTGGATGATTCAAGTGATGCCAACATTGAAACATCGCTGACAGTGGAAACACGTCGTCGTTCCATGCAGGCAATAAACCATAACTATGTCATCAATCATGCCAGCAATGTCAAGGAAGTCCTGCTCATGGTTGGCCTCGAGAGATATCTGGATAAATTTGAGAAATCGCATATTGATCTCATCGACCTGGTGTCCATGAAACGCGCCGACCTCAAAAAGATTGGTCTGCGCAAGAATGAGGACTGTGATCGTATTCTGGATGCCCTCAAGGCGCTTTAATTTGCCATCTTCAGGCGATCGCTGGATGATTTGCCtgtctattttaaatattttaatgtgtttttgtattgtattaattaataaatcgaATATTTTTGTGCTGCATCGAAACCTAATTCTTTAACCTTATATATATCGAATATTTCTTAACCCGCTAACTTTTTACAGAGACCACGTCACAGTGGACGCCAGAATCAAGAACCCAAGAAGAACACTTCGGCGAGACTGCAGCAAATGTAAGCTTGGAATTGATGAACTTGTGCTAAAATTACTTGGCTAATCATCTCTCTTCACAGCTTCGAAAAGAAGgccaataaattgtatttgcgGGCAACACAAACTATTGAGCAGTCCACAGGCTTCTCCATTAAAAAGGCATCCTCACACTCTGATCATTTGACATCCGAAGATCTGCTTGATGGCGATCAGGAGTTGGACAAGTATTTGGTCATGTTGCTCGGCCTACAGCGGCTGCTCAACTGGGAGCGGGCCATAATGCGTGACGTTATACCGCAATCCAAGCACAATGAAGTATTCGCACGTCTGGCTTACAATGCCATCGATTTGGTGGTTAAGGATGCGGAGGCCATAACACAGCGCATTCGACGCTGCATTGAACGCAAGGAATGGACCTCAGCGTTGGGCATCTTCTCAGCCCTGAAGCGAGTGATACTCCTGCAACCGGATATTGAACGCACCTACGATGCGGCACAGCGGGAACAGTTGACAAAGGTGCTGAACAAGCTGCAACAGACGGGTGCCAAGGCATTGGAGCACTTCCTGGAAGTAGTCAAGGGCGAATCCAGTACTAATATTGTGGGCCAGAGCAATGTGCCCAAGGATGCGACCGTTCATGAGTTGACCTCGAATACGATTTGGTTTATTGAACATTTGTATGAACACTTTGATGTAATTGGTGCTATACTTGCCCACGATGTGTTGTACTCCACACAGCTGGACACCATTCTGATGAAGAAGGCGCTGCCTGGCGAGGAGCGCAACAAGGCGCTACTAGCTATTTACATAAGTAagatttcttaattattttaatattctattaAAGATTAAACCTTTTCTTGGCTTTCCTTTTTTACAGAGAAAGCGCTGGCCGAACTCAACTTGTCGATTATGAACAAATGCGAACAGTACAATGATCAGGCCACCAAACATCTGTTCAGGCTGAATAACATACACTACATACTCAAATCACTGCAGCGTTCCAATCTCATTGACTTGGTTACCCTGGCTGAGCCGGAGTGTGAGCATAGTTATCTGGAGATGATACGTGAGCTGAAGACAAGCTATCAGAAGACCTGGTCGAAAATGCTCTCGGGCATTTACTCATTAGAGGAGCTGCCCAAACCAGTCGGTGGCAAGGTCAAGGACAAGGATCGCAGTGTGCTCAAGGAGCGTTTTTCGGTGAGCAATGCTTAAGATTAACATTTGTTGAGATATTGTAATAAGCAAACCGGTTCATTCTTGGCAGAACTTCAACAAGGACTTTGAGGAGGCTTGTAAAATCCAACGTGGCATTTCCATACCCGATGTTATTCTACGCGAGGGCATCAAACGCGACAATGTGGAGCACATTCTTCCCAACTACAATCGCTTCTTTGAAATGTGAGctatagaaatttaattactcTACTTAAAGTTAATCTAATTTCCTATGCTTTATAGGTATGCTGCTGTGCAGTTCAGCAAGAATCCCGATAAGTACGTCAAGTATCGACCACATGAGATTAATGCCATGCTCAGCAAACTCTTTGATGACTCCGCTTAAGTGACATTCCCCTCTCCAAGTTTTTGTACGTTCGTTCGGCTTTTTAATTCcaacacaataaatattgtttaaaaaatatacataaaatacatatagacTATAgcctaaaaatattaaatgccatgtaaaatgtaaatgacGCGTCCGAATTCGGAGTTAGTAGAGGAAATTATTGGAGGGCGCCTCGGGGCGTCCACAGGCGCCATAGTGATGCACACCCACTGTGCTATTGGTGCGACAATTCTCAATGTCCAGGAAGCAATCATTCAAATAGGTCTTATTATCGTTGCCACAAACAGGCTCAAATTCCCTGGGGCAAATGCGGGCGCAGCCCTTGAACTGGAAGGCGGCCAAGCAACGCTTCAATGGCACCACAAACACATGCTTGCCACAGTTCTCCTTCCGCATGTGGCACTCCGATTTGTAGAACTTGTTATCCGAACCGCAGACGAAATTTGGCGGCTGGGCATCACAATCGGACTCACAGTCAGCGGTGAGAGCGCAATTCTTCAATGAGACGGACACCACACGCAGATTACAGGTGCGTCGCTTGAACTCACACATGGAGGCGAAGGTGTTGCCATCGGAGCCACAAACCGGCTGCTGTTCCAGATCTGCCCGCGTGCACGCATCACCGCAATCCTTAACCGGCGTATTGAGATCCGTGCAGGGTCCAATATGCGCCAGATTAACGCCACGTCTGCAAAAATGGATTCGTTGAATAGACATTCGATTCTgacaaaaattacattttaactTACAGGCAGGTGGCATGCGCCAATTCACACTCATTGTTGTATGTCTTGGCATCTGTGCCGCAGAGTTTGTCATTCCTCTTGGAGCTGAATATGGAGCCAAAGAGATTGTTGAAGTCCTTGCAAGGCGGCAGCTGCTTGCAGCGAGTCAATCTATTCTTGCACTTGTCCATGCTCATCTTCTGTATGGACTTGCGTTGCGGTctagaaataaaaagataatcacaatcaaaattttaaaaaagtatcaGTTTAACAATAGAACAACATtggaatgcagaatgaatttagaggccaaaccatgatcaaaatgacattcctcatgaaaatatgttgggttttgacaaagttataacagttCTAAGTTGCttaagcctctgacctagcaactttacaagtcaaaattttttaccAATTcgtcatgattttttacagaaaaataaaacgtctcagaatcaagtttaaagtgttgttttatactaattatgatgtaaggagttgattaaacgtaaaaatttgagatttaaaattttgaaaaaaatattttttcgaaaaagtcaaaggggggagtacatgattttgtcggaaaaaaaatcgaaaatataaaattttttaaagtgaataatttttaaatgcagaaacaAAATAGAGactaaataatgatcaaaatgacattcctcatgaaaattgtttgggttttgacaaagttataacagttCTAAGTTGCttaagcctctgacctagcaactttacaagtcaaaatttttcacCAATTcgtcatgattttttacagaaaaataaaacgtctcagaattaagtttaaagtgttgttttatactaattacgatataaggagttgattaaaagtgaaaacttgagatttaaaattttgaattttcaaaatatcaaaggagggacccttagcatcgaacccatgattttgaggaaaataattattttaacaaaattaattaaatttgaatgcagaatgatttat
This genomic interval carries:
- the LOC117787228 gene encoding exocyst complex component 7, translated to MNNLDSSVQAHTKLEKETTNLVLLKDRVDKYHDLSNQMSSILTIFEKRLGNLEQTILPVYQETEQLQKRQQNLEATLNCLESVLSHYDVSQEVCQLIHQGPVEGNIGAFLDALAKLRAAMDYFLHNNSQSVELENVTSLFNTGCEGLNQHYSMLLKKHSAPLKPVELLDLIYIEDDSSSDEYTSFRQLSQSTREELFTISLWLEQNMREYTHIYATERGEVVLRSLQLLKDHQKSSSWGNEALRPRHSGRQNQEPKKNTSARLQQIFEKKANKLYLRATQTIEQSTGFSIKKASSHSDHLTSEDLLDGDQELDKYLVMLLGLQRLLNWERAIMRDVIPQSKHNEVFARLAYNAIDLVVKDAEAITQRIRRCIERKEWTSALGIFSALKRVILLQPDIERTYDAAQREQLTKVLNKLQQTGAKALEHFLEVVKGESSTNIVGQSNVPKDATVHELTSNTIWFIEHLYEHFDVIGAILAHDVLYSTQLDTILMKKALPGEERNKALLAIYIKKALAELNLSIMNKCEQYNDQATKHLFRLNNIHYILKSLQRSNLIDLVTLAEPECEHSYLEMIRELKTSYQKTWSKMLSGIYSLEELPKPVGGKVKDKDRSVLKERFSNFNKDFEEACKIQRGISIPDVILREGIKRDNVEHILPNYNRFFEMYAAVQFSKNPDKYVKYRPHEINAMLSKLFDDSA
- the LOC117787230 gene encoding protein matrimony; this translates as MAESHTPTNRRKLCFNRTPNVKREIVWNTLNVNSINARCFTPILGEFRSPNLSPIKNMRSLKSPVSPMIFKKPLEKTQQQEQQKLTPPKIKVSDKKKTHKEEDNNNSLDNFLDDSSDANIETSLTVETRRRSMQAINHNYVINHASNVKEVLLMVGLERYLDKFEKSHIDLIDLVSMKRADLKKIGLRKNEDCDRILDALKAL